One Aegilops tauschii subsp. strangulata cultivar AL8/78 chromosome 2, Aet v6.0, whole genome shotgun sequence genomic window, AATTCATACTAgaactatatactttatactgagCAGTGCAAAGTGGCAGTCACATACAAACTGTGTAACCAGCAATTGCAATGTTGCACATGCACAATCCCTGTCTGATTTGCCAACTAAAGAACTAGTAAAACACATAAATTGGTGCTCATCGCAGAAGCAATTGGTTAATATAAAGCTCTGTTAGTTCCGACCGGTGTTTTTGCAGTTGGTTTGAACTGAGGTGCCATCATGTGAAACTGGAACATAACAAACAGTAGCGACGCTTGGTATGAAATTTATTACATGCCAGCACTGAATACGAAGTAAAGTACATTTCATCATTCCAACAAGTATTGACACAATAGAGTGAGTTACCTTCCACCCACAACCAAGCCTGAATTGATTTTCATAACAGCTTCATCAGCAATATTTCTAGAATTGAATACAACATATGCTTTTCCTACAAGTTAGAAAAAGGCATTTTATTTAAACTGCGTTGGATAAGGTTACATGGAACATGTTAGTATTTGTGTAGAAGTTCACTCACCATTGTTAGGATCATCGTAGGTCGGGTGGTTAATAGGCTTAGCAGTACAAGATAGTTGTAGTGCCTCACGAATAAGTTCCTGCAAACATGATCGTAATAAGATATGTTCACTAAATTGATGGTGCGATACACGAGAGGAGCAGATAACATGTGAAAAGAACATGAAGACTAAACAAAGCACGAGTAGAATGAGTACTGAATAGGGTGGACGAAGATCCTTGAGAAAAAGAGATGGATATGCACAGAGTTAATCAACTTTTTCATGCCCCAACAGTTTCAACTTCTCTGTGCTGCTACTTGTTATCGAATAAAAAacatatttatttatttattgctTTCTTGAGCAGAAGCACATAGTTCCTTTTTCACAAACTCAGGAGACATTTTGTAAGAGACTGTAGAAGTTAAGCAGGCAGAAATCAGTGTACACAGCTGTGTAAAGCTCAGATTGTGGTTGCTGGATTGTGCTGTGGTGACTTGTTTATGATAATCTGCTGCGGAAAATAGTAATGGGGGCAGGAAAGAGTTGGTTTAGCCAAACCAAAATAATAGGAAAGAGTCAGTTGGAAAAGCTGTATCGTCATAATCCACATCAATGCCAAACACGGCCTACAGAACAGAAAGCTTAAGCTATTCAAGAAGACAAGTAGATGATCCTTCTAGGCCAGGAACACAATTAGAGAACTAGAAGCAGCTCGGGCTTCATGACAACCAAATACAGAAAAAGAAGATAGTCATAGTACCACTATTTCAGAAGCTCCAAACCGTATGTCAAGATTCTGAATATACACCAGCCTCCCCTCCTTATCAGCTTGTGCTAGTTTTCCATGCCATGGCTGCAAATTACATTTAATATAGATTGTGAGTTTATGACATATATATAACTGAAAGCCAAAGCATGATTTCATTCAATAGACAATAACATAGAACTGAAAATCAAAGGCTACATCTTAGTACTATGCTAATTTGATGAAACGATTTATCAAGTGAAGACTGCAGATATAACATATACTTCATaacaacaacaacatatatacaAGCGACTATACAGCAAAGAAAAGATCACTCACCTGTGGTTTGAACCATTTGCTTCTGTCCTGTTAAATAACATAAAGGTGTATTAGCACACGAAAGTAAACATGATAGTAGCAAACTGTGTATTAGCACACGAAAGTAAACATGATAGTAGCAAACTGTAAACGACAGCATTTTGTGCATGATCTATCAAGTCAAACCTACTCGTAAATAGCACTGGTCAAATCTCTATCAAAAGCACGTAATATTCTGCCAAATAAAGAACAGTCCATAAATCAAAATAATTGAGAAATTTGAGACCCCTTTACTTGCTGTGTACAAATAAACGATTATATGTGCCCAAGATTCAATCTACTAATGCTTAAGAAATATAGCTGAACATGTAAATAATACTTCAGGTGGTAAGTTCGAAAAGGGCACAGCCCCAAAATACCTGCTCTAGTGCATGGTGGCAGTTCACCATTCAAGGGACTGCTTTATGGCATTGAATTATTAATTTTCAGTAGAGTAGGCCAGTGTTGTGTCTTTGGCATATGGTCTGGTTTAAATTTGTCAACTAAAATGTTCCAAGCACACCACAGCCTAAAGTAAAGTTACTATTTCTCTGAAAAGGAACCAAAATATACCTTATCCTTTTATGTGCGTTAAATTATGATACGTTGGAGTTGGATAGCAATCAACGTGTTTTTCGTTTCACTGAGCATGCATCCAGTTTACATGTCCACGAGCAAACACATAGTAACTGCTCGGGGTAAAGAATAAAAGAATACAAAAGGTGACACTGACACTGTGTTTTTCATGTTTATAACATGTCCATTTTTTCGCATTATATTTATCACTCTGAAATATGTCACCAACAGCTATTTACTAATTCAGAAAACTTACAGCCTGCCTTGTTGTTTGTTGCGCCGAAGGAACAGAGCGAACTTTCACGTCAGGAACTGGGGCCATACTTTGCGTTGTAAGATCTTGAGATAGTTTCAACTTCTTTGAAGGCATATTCTTCGTTGTGAGATCTTGAGATAATTTCAACTTCTTTGAAGGCATCTTATCAGAGAGAACTTTCTGTGTACTCTCTGTACGtttgaaaactttttgtgtggGTTTGGGAACATCCTCCTCAACTGCTAGGGGAAGAGGAACAGCAGCAACCTGAGCTTTATCCACCTCTTTGACTGATGGGGGAAGAGAAATGGCCACTGACTGGGAAAGGGGAACTGCAGCAACAGGAATTTCATCCTCCATCTTAGCAGCTGATTGCGGAAGGGGTGCAACAGGAATTTCATCCATCTTAACCGCTGATTGCGGAAGGGGTGCAACCAGACCTGCACCCACCTTCTGATCCATGCCTTGCACATCCTGATCCGGGTAACATATAACTTGCTCATCTTTAGGATTAAGCAGCACGTTGACTGCATCAGAAGGAGGGTAGTTAGAGATGTACGTGCCCATTATATGTGTGTGTATAATGTACTGCTTAAACGAAATATTTAATGTGATGTAATGCATGAACAAAATTGACATCCATTGCTGACCTTCCAGCCCTGCAATTTTCTCAGGTACTTGCTCAGAAAGTGTGCAGTTTCCAACATCAAAAAACCTATAGAAGATATAATCAGCGACCGTTTGTTCCTTTGGGGTAGGCTGGCGATTCCTTTCATCCTTTGAAATGCAAACAACAGTGCATTTACCAGCAATAGATTCCTGCAATAAAAAATCGCTATTAGAACATTTTACCTGTAAGAAAGGTCAGAAATGAACTGAATTAACAATGATGCGCCCAGCTAGCTTCGAAAAAATGTAATTGTTGACCCCAACTAGCTTGTTGCCCCTTTCTACTGACCAAGCTGGTTCTGCTCAGTTTTGCAAATGAGCAACCAAGCCGGATCCAGCTCATTCAGGCTTTTGTTCTGTCTAGTATTGCCAAATATACTTCCAAAAGTGGTAATCAAACTGTTGCTCCTTGCATATTGTTAGCACGCCTTTTATACAGGAAGATTATAAATTCAAATTGCATTTCTGATGTGGATCAATCCAATTAAAAAATGCAAATATGTGAGTAAGGAAGGAACAAACTACCAGTGGGTTGATATCGGCAAGGCCAGTGCCATCACCAGAAGCAAGAAATATCTCATTCTCCGCCACGGGGCCTCTTAAAAAATTTCTGATCTCATCCGGGGTGAAAAACCAAAGAATCTTTACTTTCTTAGCTTCATTTTGCTGCCATATCTTTACTATCTTTCCAATGTATGGTTCAGATTCACCATTTTTAAAAAGATATACACAGTCATACAGTGAGTACTTCACATTGTCAAATGTGAAGGAACCATAGAACTGTGTATCCATCTTGGCACCACCTTTTGCTCTCTTCTTTCCCCACGAAAACTGGATATTCTCGTTACTTTCACCCATTCTGATAATGGCCACTTGCAGCTCAATTTGCCCTTACCATAGGCCTAGAAAGATAAAAACCGGTAGATCAGATCTTAATAAATTAAGCAGCATCAAAACATCTAAAAATCATAGTATCACCACATATAACTCCTGAATTCTTAGTCCTTTCAATTTTAACCATAAACAGTAAACACAAAATTCTTAACCGTTTTAGTTAATCAGCTATGGCACAATGTCTATAATCAACTCTCAAGCAGTCCATTTATTGTCCACTCTAAGGAAGACTGTATATttcccttggggggggggggggggggggggggggtgcatcaGCTTTTTTTTAAGCTAACCAGAATGGCGCCCACACACCATATCACAAGAAATGTGCAGTGTTCATACTTCACACATACATTACAGAAAAACATCATCCTGATGCTATGAGAACTTGAGAAAACGGCATACAAACACCAAAAGAATCATTCCCAAAACACAAAATGCACACTACAGAGTTCTGAGCATAACAAATGCTGCAGCCCAAAGACGATTTAAACAACCCCCAAAATTCATGAACGATCCTTGCAGAAAAATACCTAAACCAGGAGGGCACAGGAAGAAAGCGCACAACATTATTCCTTCTAACTCGATCGGTCCCCATCCAAGACAAACCTAGGGTTACAGAAACTGAACCAGACGAAGACAAACAGAAACCTCGAGTTTGTCTAAAAAAACAGAAACCTCGAGGGTAAATGGCAGGAGGGTCGGACGACGGGAAATTGAACCGGAGTCGAGGCGCCGCCCGGAGTAGCCCTGCCGCCGGAGATGGGGGCGCCGCCTAGGGCTGCTGCGGACTAGCTGGCGAGGGGAACTGAGAGGGCTCCCCTGCTTCGGTCGGTGCTGGCCAAAGATGGTCCCGGAACTACGCGGTCGGACTCCACCAGTTGAGGCCCAATGCGATTCGACTCCCAAGGATGCAGTATCAGGGAGtggaggagcgggaggaggagggagaTTACCTTGTGCAGATGACGGGTGGGCGGCCGGGGAGAAGCGGGGGGCGGGGGGCGGTGAGGTCCTAGGAGAGGCCGCCGGCGGTGAGGTTCGCGGGGACCACAGGCGAGGAGGGCGCCGGAGAAGTATagcaggggagggggagggggaggttAGCGATGGAGTGGAGGTGTCGCGAGGACGAGCTAGGGCTGCGCCATGGGGGTGAGGGGGAGAAGGCCACGCGGCGTCTGACGCGAGAGGGGCTTTGCTCGGCTGGAGGGCTCTCTCACATTGGTGCTTTGTCTGGACTCGATGCGCCACAGAAAACAATGAAGGCCCATTTCGTGGGAAGTGCACTGTCGCAGACCATCCCCGATTCCTCATACTCTAAAAAAAAACTCCGATTCCTCgtgtcaaaaaaaaaaaaactctgattcctcaaaaaaaaacaaaTCTCCTATTCTTCCATTCTAAAAAAACTCGATTCTCCCTTCACCCAAAACAAAACATAAGAGCAAGAAAGTGCAAGCTCATGTATGTATCAGGTATTTAGAATCATTGGAGAGTACACACACATATACTCCTATATATTATTAATATATAAAAGATGTTTACAAAATATAGCCATGGACTATGTTATTCACTAAAGATTCAGCAAAAATGAATGCATAGTTGTTTCTCTGTTTCTGCCCATTGCTGTGTGTTGAACATGTGTACATGTACGTAGGTCCTGGTTCTGTATGCAGTACCTGTAGTATCTGTCTCCCTCTGTATGTACGTGTATCTTAGGAGACAAGATATCTGTCGCAccccttgtacctatatatatgtgcctagtgcaCGATCAATTAATTATCGATGCATCAAATCATTCTCTACATGGTATCTATCACAAGTCGATCTTCCAGCTTccgctaaccctagccgccgcctcgggccgccgccgccgcgatctcccgccgccgccgccgccgctccaagccgccgccaccacccctCCTTCCCGCGCGCCGCCTTCCCACCGCGCGCCttcccctccacgccgcgccgccccttcccgccgcgccgcctacctcccgccgccgcgccgcctctcctcagccgcgccgccgcctccctccccaCGATCTCCTCGCCATGTCATCCAACGCCTCCACCTACTCCAACCCCTTCGCCGTCGACCCTGCCGAGATCCGCGACATCAACGTTCATGCACGCGTCCCCGTGATCCTCGACGACTCCAACTCCACGTACTTCGCGTGGAAGACGTACTTCACGCTGCTCTTCCGCGAGAACAATCTCGTGGATCACGTGGATGGCACCGTGGACTTCCGCGCCATGGTGGACGACGCCGAGTGGACCGCGATCGACGCCACGATCATCCGGTGGTTCTTCACCACCATCTCCAAGGACTTGTTCCACACCGTCGTGAGCGCCGGCGACGACGCCCGCGCCCTGTGGGTCAAGCTGAACGGCCTCTTTACCGACAACAAGCTTCAGCGCCGCGTTTTTTTGCAGCAGGAATTTTTTGACTGTCACCAGGATAAACAGTCCATTGATGACTACTGCCGCCGCCTGAAGACGTTGGCGGATGAGCTCCGTGACATTGGAGCCATGGTGGACGACGACCTCCTCCTCAGCACGCTCACCGCCGGCCTCAACGAGGACTTCGACAACGCCGCCTCTAACCTCACCTTGATGCCGGAGCCCTCCTTCCCCAAGTTTGTGGCGTACTTGAGGTTGGAGGAGCGCAGGATGAAGGGGTCAAGAAGCGTGTGCAGCACCACGCCCTCGCCGCCAGCACCTCCCGCGGCGCCCCTCCACCGACCGCCCACCCGCGCCGCGCCAGCAGCCGCCGCTACCAACGCCTCCGGGGTACTTCCCCCTCCCGCCCGCCCCTCCCACTGCCCCCAGCAGCCGGGTGGCAGGCGCCACGGCAACCGCCGTGGGGGCGGCCGCAAGCAGCAACAggcgtcgggggggggggggggctcgtcagcagcagcagcaggtgaCTCCCCCATGGACGTACGGCACCAACCCGTGGACCGACGTCGTCCACGCGTACTCCATGCCGGTCCCTCGGGCTCCGGCTCCGGGGGGGCCCGCCCGGCGGGTCACCAGGCCCTCTTCGCCGCGCAGAACGCCGCTCCCTACAGCGGCTatggtgccccctcccccgccgGCCCCCGCCTACGGGTCTGCGCCGGCCTATGGGGCCGCGCCCGCctacggcgccgccgccgccaccgctccGGCCTTTGGGGCTGCTCCCGCACCGGCCTACGGAGGGTGCTACCCTCCTCAGGTGCCGCCGCCGTGGGACCCGGCCTTGCTCGCTGCACTGCACTCCGCCCCGTCACCGAGCTCCTATGGTGGCGGTGGTgactggtacatggactcggGCGCCACTGCTCACATGACTGCTCATCCCGGTAACCTCACATCTGCCACTCCCGTTCATACTCCCACCCGTATCACCATTGGTAAAGGTTCCTCCCTACCCATTACTCACGTCGGTCATATGTCTTTTCCTTCTACTTCCACTCCTATGCATATGTCTAATGTTCTTGTGTCTCCTGACTTAGTCACTAATCTTGTTTCCGTTCGTCGCCTTGCTCGTGAGAATCCTATAACTGTTGAATTTGACGATATCGGTTTCTCTGTGAAGGACGCCCGTACACGGATGGTGCTCCACCGATGTGATAGCCCGGACGAGCTTTATCCAGTGCATCCCTCCGGCGCCGCCACcacccgtcgccccgccgccttcgccgccAGTGTCGATCTTTGGCATGCCCGTCTCGGTCATCCCAACTCCACCATTATGCGTCAGATTCTTCAAAGTTTTTCCTTCTCATGTAATAAAGTCGACGATCACACTTGTGAGGCTTGCCGTCTTGGCAAGCACGTTCGTCTTCCCTTTAGCGAGTCTACAAACATTTTCACCTTTCCGTTTCAGTTATtgcatagtgatgtttggacgtcCCCGGTTGCTAGCAACACGGGCTACTTATACTATTTGGTGATATTGGATGATTTTACTCATTATGTGTGGACCTTCCCTCTCCGTCGCAAGTCCGTCGCAAGTCCGACGCTCTTGCCACACTCACCGCTTTTTATTCATATGTCACCACACAGTTCGGTCGTCCCATTCTCGCCTTGCAAACTGACAACGGCAAGGAGTTTGACAACGTTGCCGTCCGCAATTTACTTGCGTCCCACGGCACCATCTTTCGCCTCACCTGCCCCTACACGTCTCAGCAGAATGGTCGCGCCGAGCGCGTCCTTCGCACGCTTAATGACTGTGTCCGTACGTTGCTCTTCCACTCCTACGTGCCTGCTCGGTTCTGGCCGGACGCGCTCGTGACCGCCAGCCTCCTCATTAACATTCGCCCCTGTCGTTCCCGCTGGAACTACACCCCTCACCAGCTCCTCTTCGATGCGGTTCCATCTGATGATGGTCTTCGCATTTTCGGGTGTCTCTGTTATCCTAGCACCGCGTCCACTGCTCCTCACAAACTCGCGCCCCGGTCACTCCCTTGCATCTTTCTTGGCTATCCTCCCAACACCAAAGGTTATCGGTGCTATGATCCAGTCTCCCACCGCGTTTTCACTTCGCAACATGTGTACTTTGATGAGCCCGTGTTCCCGTTTCAGCAGGTACCATCACCTTCGGAGTCTTCTGGTGGACCGCGCAGCCGCGTCCCGGGTTCGGCCCTGCCCGCGCTCCCCGCGCCGGCGGCCCCTGCAGCGGCCCCCGACGCAGCGGCCTCCTCGGCCGCCCCCGTCGCGGCCCCTAACGCCGTGGCCCCCGTCGCCATGGCCCCctcggccggccccgccgcggcCCCCGTCGCCGTGGCTCCCTCGGCGGCTCCCGTCGCCGCGGCCGCACCCCTCGCCGGTGTGGTCACTCGGGCTCGAACTGGGCCCTGCGTCCCAGCACGCGCTACTCATCGGACGAGTACGCATGCGCGGCTTCTACCTCGACGCCGTCCCAGCTTCCCACCTCCGCTCGCGCAGCCCTTCGGGATCCGAACTGGCTAGCTGCGATGCGTGAGGAGTTTGACGCCCTGCAGCGCAACCGTACGTGGCAGCTTGTCCTGCGGCCACCCCGTGCCAATGTCATCACTGGCAAGTGGGTCTTCCGCCACAAGACTCGCCCCGACGGTTCTCTCGAGCGCTACAAGGCGCGTTGGGTGGTGGCGGCTTTCGCCAGCGCGCcggcgtggacttcaccgacaccttcgccccggTCGCGATTCGCGCTGTTCTCCAGCTTGCTGTTTCTCGCGCTTGGCCTGTCCACCAGCTCGATGTGTCTAATGCTTTCTTGCATGGCCATCTCGACGAGCATGTGTTCTGTCAGCAGCCGACTGGTTTCGTCGACACCGACTATCCGGACCACGTGTGCTTGCTCTCCCGTTCTCTCTACGGGTTGAAGCAGGCACCTCGGGCCTGGTACCAGCGGATCGCGGCCTTCCTTCAGCAACAGGGGTTCCGGTCCACACGGTCCGATGCCTCCCTGTTTGTCTACCACCAGGGCCCCGCCACCGCGTACCTCCTACtgtacgtcgacgacatcatcctgactgCGTCCTCGCCGGCGCTTCTTCAGCAGATCACAGCTCGCCTCGGCACAGagttcgccctcaaggacttgggggctctccactacttcctcggcatcgAGGTAGTGCGCCGGGCTACTGGCTTCTTCCTGCACCAGCAGAAGTACGCCTACCAGCTTCTGGAGCGAGCgggcatgcttaactgcaagcctgCTTCCACGCCTGTCGATACGAAGGCTAAGGTGTTCGCCGTCGAGGGCTCTCCGGCGTCCGACGTTCCCTTCTACCGCTCCATCGTCGGTGCGCTTCAGTACCTCACACTGACGCGTCCGGACATTCAGTATGCTGTCCAGCAGGTGTGCCTTCACATGTATGCTCCTCGTGACACCCATTGGGCTCTCGTGAAACGTATACTTCGGTACATACGTGGCACCACAGCCATGGGTCTCACCCTGACGGCCTCGCCAGACACCAGCCTTGTCGCCTACTCCGACGCCGACTGGGCTGGGTGTCCCGACACTCAACGCTCCACTTCCGGCTACTGCGTCTACCTCGGACCCTCTCTGATTTCGTGGTCGTCTAAACGACAACCCACGGTCTCACGATCGAGCGCCGAGGCCGAGTATCGGGCCATGGCTAACGCCATCGCGGAGTGTTCCTGGCTACGACAGCTACTCCAGGAGTTGCTATGTGAGGTCACCAAGGCGACGCTCGTCTACTGTGATAACGTCTCCGCGATGTACCTCGCTGCCAACCCTGTCCATCACCGACGGACGAAGCACATTGAGCTCGACATCCACTTCGTCCGGGAGCACGTCGCACTTGGTCGTGTTCGTGTTCTCCATGTGCCCACCGATCAGCAGTTCGCCGATGTGATGACGAAGGGACTACCCACCTTGACTTTCGAGGGCTTTcggtccagtctttgcgtcaccggcgacgcttcgactgcggggggtgTTGAACATGTGTACATGTACGTAGGTCCGGGTTCTGTATGCAGTACCTGTAGTATCTGTCTCCCTCTGTATGTACGTGTATTTTAGGAGACAAGATACCGGTCGCATCCCTtatacctatatatatgtgcttAGTGCACGATCAATTAATTATcgatgcaccaaatcattctctacacTGTGCAAACAAATTTTATCAGCTGAAAAATAATAATTCCACATTTGTTCTTTAACTCGAAGTAATCTACTTACTCTAACAATCTAAAATACAAAAACAAAGGTGGTCTgcaatgtactccctccgttcctaaatataagtctttctagagattggaccaagtgactacatacggagcaaaatgaatgaatctacattctaaaatatgtctatatacatccatatgttgtattctatttgaaatgtctaaaaagacttatatttaggaacggagggagtacatgtgaagaTGGAATTGCAAAAACTTAAATCAACATATGGCATACATGTTACAGTAGCTTTTCGAATCGTTGCTCCCAGCTTGCAACTTGCAAAATGTAAATCACCACCCCCCACGAATTTCCGGTTACAGCCTACAGACCCACTTGGTTCTGCTTGATTTTAGAAAGGATCTAGGGGAAAAGAGCGAGCATACAGAGTAAGGAGATGGGATTTGGGGGCTGGATTGGGAGGGGACTCGAGCAGTTGCTCAGATGTCAGGGGAGTAGGGGACCAGTGGAGATGGGGAGGAGCCGAGGAGGAAGAACACCTGGCCACTCAGGGAACTAGGGGAGGAGAAGTTAGAGGAGGAAGAAAAGCTGGAAGTGGCAGCAGTCACCATGGGGGGCGACCAGAGGAACGGGGATGGGGCGGCGAACCACTGCTCCTCCTGTCCTCGTCACGCGCTGACAATCCTCCTAGTCCACCCTGGGCCACGAAAATGTGCCGTGTATCCTATAAATATATATTTTTTCGCTGATGGAAGGGGTGGCCACAGCCCGGAATTGTCCCCACGACGCTCCGCCAGGCTAACCCTCCTATTAActtttcctcaaaaaaaaaaaccctCCTATTAACTTGCACGGTGGGTGGCTGTTTGAACCGGCGTCCCTAGCAACTCGCATACTGCCGGCCAGTGGCGAAGCTAGCAGCCAGTTAAGCTTGAACCACAAATTCTTGAAAATGTTAGTACTTTGTAGAAAGAAATTACCAGGGATCTTGGTACTAAGCCTAGGGCTATAGCCCTAGTTGCCCTAGGCTTGTCTCCGCCACTGTTGCCGGCCTTTTTTTTTACAAATATCGCGAAGATACCAATAACACGTGGCCATGCCTTTTCCTGCAGGTTCGATGTCACAAGAAGACTAAGATATAAAGTATATGATAATCCACTTCAGTGCCCAGGCTCAGACGAGCCCGGTAAACAGTAACGTGATTACAAActgaaaaaaaaaaagaaaaaattacAAGCAAAATGCATCACAAAAGAATTTGGATTTTTTTTCTATATTTTATGGCCGCGCTGTTCATGCCCTCATCTGAGCCTGGGCACCAAAACGTCGCACTCATAAAGTATAGTACATGTTGTCTCAACTATCAGATGAGTTTAATGTCCTGATAGTTCAATCATTTATAGGGTAAGATGGTTACAGTTTCAAGATATTTACCAAACTTATAGAAATAAACATCTCCGGTTTATTGATTCAGCTTTTAGTGTACCCCAAAATGTCAAATTACATGTATACATTAGCAGTCCACATGGTGTACTTGCATTCACTTTGCTGCTATTTGAGTTCTTTTTTGTTTTATCAACTGACCCAAAATGTCAAATTACATGTATACATTATCTATCCTATCATTCTTAGGAAGTCATGAAAGATGTCATGGAAAGAGCACCCCATGTTAAAGAGCTAATAGATATGTACATCGGGCCTGATGTCGTTGCTGCAAAACAACAAAAGAAGAGGAGTTGTAAAAGGGTTGCCACACTTGTAGAAAACATACCCAATTCAGTAAAGCGGTTTAACGATAAAA contains:
- the LOC109756682 gene encoding protein ANTI-SILENCING 1, whose amino-acid sequence is MGESNENIQFSWGKKRAKGGAKMDTQFYGSFTFDNVKYSLYDCVYLFKNGESEPYIGKIVKIWQQNEAKKVKILWFFTPDEIRNFLRGPVAENEIFLASGDGTGLADINPLESIAGKCTVVCISKDERNRQPTPKEQTVADYIFYRFFDVGNCTLSEQVPEKIAGLEVNVLLNPKDEQVICYPDQDVQGMDQKVGAGLVAPLPQSAVKMDEIPVAPLPQSAAKMEDEIPVAAVPLSQSVAISLPPSVKEVDKAQVAAVPLPLAVEEDVPKPTQKVFKRTESTQKVLSDKMPSKKLKLSQDLTTKNMPSKKLKLSQDLTTQSMAPVPDVKVRSVPSAQQTTRQADRSKWFKPQPWHGKLAQADKEGRLVYIQNLDIRFGASEIVELIREALQLSCTAKPINHPTYDDPNNGKAYVVFNSRNIADEAVMKINSGLVVGGRPLYCSKGLLKVPKPASGALVGHLTISNQKMNPRQREEQKKAVSTSHCSQPNTIEYDLALDWMLVREKQAMKFSILHKRHAGERKSFAAKMEK